The candidate division WOR-3 bacterium genome segment CCTTTGTTATTGGTGTCTATATTTTTGTTATAGGCGCTATATCTTTGTTATCGGTGTCTATACCTTTGTTATAGGTGCTATACCTTTGTTATTAGTGGTATATTTTTGTTATTGTTGGTAAGTACATCTTTGTTATTGTTGGTATATTTTATTATTGGTGTCTATATCTTTATTATTGTTGTTATATCTTTATTCTCTAAATATAAAGACCTAAACTTCCTCATCCTATTAAGATGTTACAATATTAATTAATCGGTTAGGCACATAGATTATCTTTTTGATGGTTTTGCCTTCAATATATTTCTTTACTTTTTCATCTGCTAAAGCAAGTCGTTTGATTTCATCTTCTGGTGTGCCCACTGGCACTTCTATTTTAGAACGGAGTTTACCTTGAATTTGAATCGGAATTGTAATTGTTTCAAAACTTAATGCCGTGGGGTCAGGTTCGGGTAAAGTCTCTTCAAAGATGCTATGTTTTTTGCCTGAATGTTTTAACCAAAGATGTTCGGCAATGTGTGGAGCAAATGGTGACAGTAGTCGTAACATTACACCTAAGGCATACTTAAAAAGTTGACTCTGTTTGTTTTCAAAACCGGTTAAATCGTTTAAGAATTCCATTAATGCAGCAATTGCGGTATTGTATTGAATGCGTTCGGAATCGTCAATGACTTTCTTTATTGTCTGATTTAACCGAATATATAGTTTTTTTTCTTCCGGGTTATTGGTAATTAGTTGTGGTATATTGGGTGTATCAAATATTGGCGTATGTTGCTCATATAGGGCTTGGATTCGGCTTAAGAAGCGCTTAACACCTATAACCATTTCATCTGTCCAGTCAATCTCTTTTTCTGGTGGCGCAGAAAATAGAACTGCCAGTTTACACACATCAGCACCATGTTCTTTTAAGAAATCACCGAGCCAAACACCGTGTCGTTTAGAACTGGACATAGTGATGCCGTTCAATTTAACCATGCCGTGAGTATGTAGTACTTTACATGGTTCATCAACTGCCAGCATTCCCATATCATAAAGCACTTTAGTAAAGAACCGGAAATAAATCAAATGGCCGGTGGCGTGTTCAATGCCACCGATATATTCATCAATCGGCATCCATTGGTTAGCTTTTTTCGGGTCAAATGGCATCTTATCATTTTTCGGGTCAGTATAACGCAAGAAATACCAAGAGGAATCAACAAAAGTATCCATTGTATCTGGGTCTCTTTGGGCTTTGCCACCACATTTCGGACAAGTTGTATTAATAAACTCAGGCACGCCGGCTAACACTGATTTGCCTTTGGGTTGATAATCTTTTACAGTTTTGGGCAAAAGCACGGGTAAATCTTTTTCCGGCACAGGCACAATTCCACATTGTTCGCAATGAATCATTGGAATTGGTGTTCCCCAATATCTTTGCCGAGAAATTAACCAGTCTTTTAACCGATAATTGACTGTGCGTTTACCTAATCCTTTTTCTTCTAAATAATCCGTGATTCTTTTAATGCCTTCAAGGTTATTTATGCCATCAAATGGTCCTGAATTAACCATTACACCTTCATCCACATAAGCACAGGTCATTGTCTTCGGGTCTAACTTTTCATTGGGCGGATTAATCACAACTTTAATTGGAATGTTATATTTTTTAGCAAATTCA includes the following:
- the leuS gene encoding leucine--tRNA ligase, translating into MLDDFIRIEKEIQNFWQKRGIFKTNPNPKKKYYVLVMFPYPSGDLHIGHSRNYTIGDTVMRFKKLRGYDVLHPFGWDAFGLPAENAAIIHGIHPEVWTKENIAISKKHLMDLGIGYDWDSEVTSCEPDYYRWNQYFFIKFYERGLAYRKESYVNWCPNCQTVLANEQVKEGHCWRSTCNAIIEKRKLTQWYFRITDYAQRLLDGLKKLEDWPEPVKIMQENWIGRSEGVEVNFTLEDGTKIPIFTTRPDTLYGVTFMALAPDAPLAETIAQGTSQEKQVRDYITEALKKSEVDRTGTTTEKTGVFTGRYAINPLNKERIPVYIADFVLASYGTGMIMAVPGHDQRDFEFAKKYNIPIKVVINPPNEKLDPKTMTCAYVDEGVMVNSGPFDGINNLEGIKRITDYLEEKGLGKRTVNYRLKDWLISRQRYWGTPIPMIHCEQCGIVPVPEKDLPVLLPKTVKDYQPKGKSVLAGVPEFINTTCPKCGGKAQRDPDTMDTFVDSSWYFLRYTDPKNDKMPFDPKKANQWMPIDEYIGGIEHATGHLIYFRFFTKVLYDMGMLAVDEPCKVLHTHGMVKLNGITMSSSKRHGVWLGDFLKEHGADVCKLAVLFSAPPEKEIDWTDEMVIGVKRFLSRIQALYEQHTPIFDTPNIPQLITNNPEEKKLYIRLNQTIKKVIDDSERIQYNTAIAALMEFLNDLTGFENKQSQLFKYALGVMLRLLSPFAPHIAEHLWLKHSGKKHSIFEETLPEPDPTALSFETITIPIQIQGKLRSKIEVPVGTPEDEIKRLALADEKVKKYIEGKTIKKIIYVPNRLINIVTS